In one Nicotiana tomentosiformis chromosome 6, ASM39032v3, whole genome shotgun sequence genomic region, the following are encoded:
- the LOC104104684 gene encoding wound-induced basic protein-like — protein sequence MIYDVNSPLFRSFLSQKGGASDKRKTEEQRPKEQRPKASDNKPVMNE from the exons ATGATTTACGACGTGAATTCTCCGCTTTTCCGTTCCTTTCTCAGCCAGAAAGGAGGCGCCTCCGACAAAAG GAAAACTGAAGAGCAGAGGCCCAAGGAACAGAGGCCAAAAGCAAGTGATAACAAGCCTGTTATGAATGAGTGA